One window from the genome of Pseudonocardia hierapolitana encodes:
- a CDS encoding DNA-3-methyladenine glycosylase, with protein sequence MGDLLPREELAVDVPEAAVRLLGCTVVSDTPEGTVAVRLVEVEAYRGADDPASHSFRGRTPRNAVMFGPAGHLYVYFVYGMHFCANITALDDGEAGAVLVRAGEVVSDLAVARVRRPTARRDDDLAKGPARLASLLGLGREHNGVDVTDPTSPVRLLAAPPVDPALVRTGPRVGVAAAHELPWRFWLDGSPAVSQYRPGRGAPITSTGRVG encoded by the coding sequence GTGGGTGACCTTCTCCCGCGGGAGGAGCTGGCCGTCGACGTCCCCGAGGCGGCCGTGCGGCTGCTCGGCTGCACGGTCGTCTCGGACACGCCCGAGGGCACGGTGGCGGTCCGGCTCGTCGAGGTGGAGGCCTACCGCGGCGCCGACGACCCCGCGTCCCACAGCTTCCGCGGCCGCACCCCGCGCAACGCGGTGATGTTCGGGCCGGCCGGGCACCTGTACGTCTACTTCGTCTACGGCATGCACTTCTGCGCCAACATCACCGCGCTGGACGACGGTGAGGCGGGGGCGGTGCTGGTGCGCGCGGGCGAGGTCGTGTCCGACCTCGCCGTCGCCCGCGTGCGGCGCCCGACGGCCCGACGTGACGACGATCTCGCCAAGGGCCCGGCGCGGCTCGCGTCGCTGCTCGGGCTCGGGCGGGAGCACAACGGGGTGGACGTGACCGACCCCACGTCGCCGGTCCGGCTGCTGGCCGCGCCGCCGGTCGACCCCGCGCTGGTGCGCACCGGTCCGCGGGTGGGCGTGGCCGCAGCCCACGAGCTGCCGTGGCGGTTCTGGCTGGACGGGTCGCCCGCGGTCAGCCAGTACCGGCCGGGCCGCGGCGCGCCGATCACATCGACTGGACGTGTGGGGTAG
- a CDS encoding aminotransferase class I/II-fold pyridoxal phosphate-dependent enzyme, with translation MTTPGLEDARAAYEKLQAEGMKLDLTRGKPSAEQLDLATPMLSLPGPDDFRAADGTDTRNYGGLHGLPELREIFAPFLHVPVEQLIACGNSSLELMHDTLVHALLSPLPDAERRWADEERVVFLAPVPGYDRHFGVCERLGIELVPVPMTDDGPDMDVVEQLVAADPTVKGIWCVPKYSNPTGAVYSDETVRRLASMPTAAPDFRIVWDNAYAVHHLTEDEVEIADVLALAAEAGHPNRPFVVGSTSKITLAGAGVAFLGASAENVDWWIRLTSKRTIGPDKVNHLRHVRFLRDADGLRAHMRAHREIIAPKFAAVDEVLTREFADTPGVEWSKPAGGYFVTLTVPEGTATEIVRLAKEAGLALTPAGATHPYGEDPQDSIIRLAPTFPVLAEVRKAMEGVAVCVRLALAERG, from the coding sequence ATGACAACGCCGGGGCTCGAGGACGCCCGCGCCGCATACGAGAAGCTCCAGGCCGAGGGCATGAAGCTCGACCTCACCCGGGGCAAGCCGTCGGCCGAGCAGCTCGACCTCGCCACCCCGATGCTGAGCCTGCCCGGCCCCGACGACTTCCGCGCCGCCGACGGCACCGACACCCGCAACTACGGCGGCCTGCACGGCCTCCCGGAGCTGCGGGAGATCTTCGCGCCGTTCCTGCACGTGCCCGTCGAGCAGCTGATCGCGTGCGGCAACTCCAGCCTCGAGCTGATGCACGACACGCTCGTCCACGCGCTGCTCAGCCCGCTCCCCGACGCCGAGCGGCGCTGGGCCGACGAGGAGCGGGTCGTCTTCCTCGCCCCCGTCCCCGGGTACGACCGGCACTTCGGCGTGTGCGAGCGGCTCGGGATCGAGCTGGTCCCGGTGCCGATGACCGATGACGGCCCCGACATGGACGTCGTCGAGCAGTTGGTGGCCGCCGATCCCACGGTCAAGGGCATCTGGTGCGTGCCGAAGTACTCCAACCCCACGGGCGCGGTGTACTCCGACGAGACGGTGCGCAGGCTCGCGTCGATGCCCACGGCGGCGCCCGACTTCCGGATCGTCTGGGACAACGCCTACGCGGTGCACCACCTCACCGAGGACGAGGTGGAGATCGCCGACGTGCTGGCGCTCGCCGCCGAGGCGGGTCACCCGAACCGGCCGTTCGTCGTCGGCTCCACGTCGAAGATCACACTGGCCGGCGCGGGCGTGGCCTTCCTCGGCGCGTCGGCGGAGAACGTCGACTGGTGGATCCGGCTCACGTCGAAGCGCACGATCGGCCCGGACAAGGTCAACCACCTGCGTCACGTCCGGTTCCTGCGCGACGCCGACGGCCTGCGGGCGCACATGCGCGCGCACCGCGAGATCATCGCCCCCAAGTTCGCGGCGGTCGACGAGGTGCTGACGCGTGAGTTCGCCGACACCCCCGGCGTCGAGTGGTCCAAGCCGGCGGGCGGGTACTTCGTCACGCTGACCGTGCCGGAGGGCACCGCCACCGAGATCGTCCGGCTCGCCAAGGAGGCGGGTCTCGCCCTGACCCCGGCCGGGGCCACCCACCCGTACGGCGAGGACCCGCAGGACAGCATCATCCGGCTCGCGCCGACGTTCCCCGTCCTCGCCGAGGTGCGCAAGGCGATGGAGGGCGTGGCGGTGTGCGTGCGGCTGGCGCTCGCCGAACGTGGGTGA
- the argH gene encoding argininosuccinate lyase — protein sequence MAGSQLWGGRFASGPADALAALSKSTQFDWRLAPYDVRASTAHARVLARAGLLTDDELTGMLDALAKLGADVESGAFGPAPDDEDVHSALERGLIERAGPELGGKLRAGRSRNDQVATLFRMWLRDAARRLGAGVLEVVDALVAQAEAHPDAAMPGRTHLQHAQPVLLAHHLAAHAHALLRDVDRLRDWDRRAAVSPYGSGALAGSSLGLDPEAVAAELGFDSSSANSIDGTASRDFAAEAAFVLAMIAVDLSRIAEEVIIWATAEFGYVTLDDAFSTGSSIMPQKKNPDVAELARGKAGRLIGNLSGLLATLKGLPLAYNRDLQEDKEPLFDSVEQLELLLPAVAGMVATLTFHTDRLAELAPAGFTLATDVAEWLVRQGVPFRVAHEAAGGCVRAAEARGVGLEDLTDAELAAVHPALTPDVREVLTVAGSIASRAARGGTAGERVTEQLAELRTTVAAARQALTDHGGSA from the coding sequence ATGGCCGGCTCCCAGCTGTGGGGCGGCCGGTTCGCCTCCGGCCCCGCCGACGCGCTGGCGGCGCTGTCGAAGTCCACGCAGTTCGACTGGCGCCTGGCGCCCTACGACGTGCGCGCCTCGACGGCGCACGCCCGCGTGCTCGCTCGTGCGGGCCTGCTCACCGACGACGAGCTGACCGGCATGCTCGACGCGCTGGCCAAACTCGGTGCCGACGTCGAGTCCGGGGCATTCGGCCCTGCGCCCGACGACGAGGACGTGCACTCCGCGCTGGAGCGCGGTCTCATCGAGCGGGCCGGGCCCGAGCTGGGCGGCAAGCTGCGCGCCGGCCGGTCGCGCAACGACCAGGTCGCCACGCTGTTCCGGATGTGGCTGCGCGACGCGGCCCGCCGGCTCGGCGCGGGGGTGCTGGAGGTCGTCGACGCGCTGGTCGCGCAGGCCGAGGCGCACCCCGACGCGGCGATGCCCGGTCGGACGCACCTGCAGCACGCCCAGCCCGTCCTGCTCGCGCACCACCTGGCCGCACACGCCCACGCCCTGCTGCGCGACGTCGACCGGCTGCGCGACTGGGACCGGCGCGCCGCCGTGTCGCCGTACGGGTCGGGCGCGCTCGCCGGCTCATCGCTCGGGCTCGACCCCGAGGCCGTGGCCGCCGAGCTGGGCTTCGACTCGTCGTCGGCGAACTCCATCGACGGCACGGCGTCGCGCGACTTCGCCGCAGAGGCGGCGTTCGTGCTGGCGATGATCGCGGTGGACCTGTCCCGGATCGCCGAGGAGGTGATCATCTGGGCCACCGCCGAGTTCGGCTACGTCACGCTCGACGACGCCTTCTCCACCGGCAGCTCGATCATGCCGCAGAAGAAGAACCCGGACGTCGCCGAGCTCGCGCGAGGCAAGGCCGGCCGGCTGATCGGCAACCTGTCCGGGCTGCTCGCCACGCTCAAGGGCCTGCCGCTGGCGTACAACCGGGACCTGCAGGAGGACAAGGAGCCGCTGTTCGACTCGGTCGAGCAGCTCGAGCTGTTGCTCCCCGCCGTCGCGGGGATGGTGGCCACTCTCACCTTCCACACCGACCGGCTCGCCGAGCTCGCCCCCGCGGGCTTCACGCTCGCCACGGACGTCGCCGAGTGGCTGGTGCGCCAGGGCGTGCCGTTCCGCGTGGCCCACGAAGCGGCGGGCGGATGCGTCCGCGCGGCCGAGGCCCGCGGCGTCGGCCTGGAGGACCTCACCGACGCCGAGCTGGCCGCCGTCCACCCCGCCCTGACCCCGGACGTGCGCGAGGTGCTGACCGTGGCAGGCTCGATCGCGTCCCGGGCCGCCCGCGGCGGCACCGCGGGTGAGCGCGTGACCGAGCAGCTCGCCGAGCTGCGCACCACCGTCGCCGCCGCGCGACAGGCCCTCACCGACCATGGAGGATCAGCATGA
- the argG gene encoding argininosuccinate synthase has translation MSKVLTSLPKGERIGIAFSGGLDTSVAVAWMRDKGGIPCTYTADLGQYDEQDISGVPARAKQYGAEIARVVDIRPQLVEEGLAALACGAFHIRSAGRTYFNTTPLGRAVTGTLLVRAMQADGVNIWGDGSTFKGNDIERFYRYGLMANPELRIYKPWLDADFVQELGGRHEMSAWLTAHGLPYRDAAEKAYSTDANIWGATHEAKTLEHLDVSLETVEPIMGVKFWDPSVEIETEDVAITFEAGYPVAINGTRFADHVALVLEANAIGGRHGLGMSDQIENRIIEAKSRGIYEAPGMALLFAAYERLLNAIHNEDTLANYHYQGRKLGRLLYEGRWLDPQALMLRESIQRWIASLVTGTVTLRLRRGDDYTILDTEGTGFSYHPERLSMERVENAAFGPTDRIGQLTMRNLDIADSRAKLEAYAGQPHEQGTVLVEHGTLFGELPAGGFDRIAAADEAGEPGAGAALDDVALEAGTD, from the coding sequence GTGAGCAAGGTCCTGACCTCCCTCCCCAAGGGCGAGCGCATCGGCATCGCCTTCTCCGGGGGCCTCGACACCTCCGTGGCGGTCGCCTGGATGCGCGACAAGGGCGGGATCCCGTGCACCTACACCGCCGACCTCGGCCAGTACGACGAGCAGGACATCTCCGGTGTGCCGGCGCGCGCGAAGCAGTACGGCGCCGAGATCGCCCGCGTGGTCGACATCAGGCCGCAGCTGGTCGAGGAGGGCTTGGCGGCGCTGGCGTGCGGCGCCTTCCACATCCGGTCAGCGGGCCGGACGTACTTCAACACCACGCCGCTGGGCCGTGCCGTCACCGGGACGCTGCTGGTGCGGGCGATGCAGGCCGACGGTGTGAACATCTGGGGCGACGGCTCGACCTTCAAGGGCAACGACATCGAGCGGTTCTACCGCTACGGCCTGATGGCCAACCCCGAGCTGCGCATCTACAAGCCGTGGCTCGACGCCGACTTCGTCCAGGAGCTGGGCGGGCGCCACGAGATGAGCGCGTGGCTCACCGCCCACGGGCTGCCGTACCGGGACGCCGCCGAGAAGGCGTACTCCACCGACGCCAACATCTGGGGTGCCACGCACGAGGCCAAGACGCTCGAACACCTCGACGTGTCGCTCGAGACCGTCGAGCCGATCATGGGCGTGAAGTTCTGGGACCCGTCGGTCGAGATCGAGACCGAAGACGTCGCGATCACGTTCGAGGCCGGGTACCCGGTGGCGATCAACGGCACGCGGTTCGCCGACCACGTCGCCCTCGTCCTCGAGGCCAACGCGATCGGCGGGCGCCACGGCCTCGGCATGTCCGACCAGATCGAGAACCGGATCATCGAGGCGAAGTCGCGGGGCATCTACGAGGCGCCCGGGATGGCGCTGCTCTTCGCCGCCTACGAGCGGCTGCTCAACGCGATCCACAACGAGGACACCCTCGCCAACTACCACTACCAGGGCCGCAAGCTCGGCCGGCTGCTCTACGAGGGGCGCTGGCTCGATCCGCAGGCGCTGATGCTGCGCGAGTCGATCCAGCGCTGGATCGCCTCGCTCGTGACCGGCACCGTCACGCTCCGCCTGCGCCGCGGCGACGACTACACCATCCTCGACACCGAGGGGACCGGCTTCTCCTACCACCCGGAGCGGCTCTCGATGGAGCGGGTGGAGAACGCCGCGTTCGGGCCGACCGACCGGATCGGCCAGCTCACCATGCGCAACCTCGACATCGCCGACTCCCGCGCCAAGCTGGAGGCCTACGCGGGGCAGCCGCACGAGCAGGGGACGGTGCTCGTCGAGCACGGCACGCTCTTCGGCGAGCTCCCTGCAGGCGGCTTCGACCGGATCGCGGCGGCCGACGAGGCCGGTGAGCCCGGTGCCGGAGCGGCACTCGACGACGTCGCGCTGGAAGCGGGTACCGACTGA
- the argJ gene encoding bifunctional glutamate N-acetyltransferase/amino-acid acetyltransferase ArgJ: protein MSVTAPQGFRASGVVAGIRTGAGPDLALVVNDGPRHAAAGVFTRNQVKAAPVLWSEQVLATGKLRAVVLNAGNANACTGPEGFQTAHATAEKAAELLGCGAIEVAVCSTGLIGSQLPRENVLDGVAAAHAALGADAAAGLAAATAVMTTDTVAKEAAHTDVAGWSIGGFTKGAGMIAPSMATMLTVIATDAVLDAPALDAALRPAVRVSFDRLDIDGCMSTNDTVLLLASGASGVVPDAEAFGAAVTDLCKDLARQMQADAEGVTKRITINVTGAADEDDAVTVARTVARDSLVKTALFGSDPNWGRIAAAVGYSDAAVDPDRIDVTINGVLLCQGGVAAGDRSAADLKGADVLVEIALGLGDGAAEILTTDLSHGYVEENSAYSS, encoded by the coding sequence GTGAGTGTCACGGCTCCCCAGGGTTTCCGGGCTTCGGGCGTCGTCGCCGGAATCCGCACCGGCGCAGGCCCCGACCTCGCCCTCGTCGTCAACGACGGCCCGCGGCACGCCGCTGCGGGCGTCTTCACCCGCAACCAGGTGAAGGCCGCCCCCGTCCTGTGGTCGGAGCAGGTGCTCGCCACCGGGAAGCTGCGCGCCGTCGTGCTCAACGCGGGCAACGCCAACGCCTGCACCGGTCCCGAGGGCTTCCAGACCGCCCACGCCACCGCGGAGAAGGCCGCCGAGCTGCTCGGGTGCGGCGCGATCGAGGTCGCGGTGTGCTCCACCGGGCTCATCGGCTCGCAGCTGCCCCGCGAGAACGTCCTGGACGGCGTGGCCGCCGCGCACGCGGCCCTGGGCGCCGACGCCGCGGCCGGTCTGGCCGCCGCCACCGCCGTGATGACCACCGACACCGTGGCCAAGGAAGCCGCCCACACCGACGTCGCGGGTTGGAGCATCGGCGGGTTCACCAAGGGTGCCGGGATGATCGCCCCGTCGATGGCCACGATGCTCACGGTCATCGCCACGGACGCCGTGCTCGACGCGCCCGCCCTGGACGCGGCCCTGCGCCCGGCGGTGCGGGTGAGCTTCGACCGGCTCGACATCGACGGCTGCATGTCCACCAACGACACCGTGCTGCTGCTCGCCTCCGGGGCGTCCGGGGTCGTCCCCGACGCCGAGGCGTTCGGCGCCGCGGTGACCGACCTGTGCAAGGACCTGGCGCGGCAGATGCAGGCCGACGCCGAGGGCGTCACGAAGCGGATCACGATCAACGTCACCGGCGCGGCCGACGAGGACGACGCCGTCACGGTCGCCCGCACGGTGGCCCGCGACAGCCTCGTCAAGACCGCGCTCTTCGGCTCCGACCCGAACTGGGGCCGGATCGCGGCCGCCGTCGGCTACTCCGACGCCGCGGTCGACCCCGACCGGATCGACGTCACCATCAACGGCGTGCTGCTCTGCCAGGGCGGCGTGGCCGCGGGCGACCGCTCCGCCGCCGACCTGAAGGGCGCGGACGTCCTCGTCGAGATCGCGCTCGGCCTCGGCGACGGCGCGGCGGAGATCCTCACCACCGACCTGTCGCACGGCTACGTGGAGGAGAACAGTGCATACTCCTCTTGA
- a CDS encoding acetylornithine transaminase — protein sequence MSARASESSALTDTTQRWQAAMMDNYGTPPLTLVRGSGAEVWDAEGNRYLDLVAGIAVNSLGHGHPAVIEAVTTQMRTLGHTSNLYITEPPLELAEKLLELIDAPGRVYFCNSGAEANEAAFKLARRTGRPKVVGCENAFHGRTMGALALTGQEPKRAPFHPLVPGVEHVPFGDVAALEAAVDADTAAVFLEPILGEAGAVTPPEGYLQAARRITAERGALLVLDEVQTGIGRTGSWFAFQQAGVVPDVVTLAKGLAGGLPIGACIALGAAGELFGPGQHGSTFGGNPVCAAAALAVLRTIAQDGLLEHVTLVGKEIAAGVEALGHPLVADVSGAGLLIGIGLRKPVSTAVATAARAGGFLVNNAVPDRTRLVPPLVLTREQAREFLAAFPGFLDAGSDD from the coding sequence ATGAGCGCGCGTGCGAGCGAATCGTCAGCGCTGACGGACACGACCCAGCGGTGGCAGGCCGCGATGATGGACAACTACGGCACCCCGCCACTCACGCTCGTGCGCGGCAGCGGCGCCGAGGTCTGGGACGCCGAGGGCAACCGCTACCTCGACCTGGTCGCAGGCATCGCGGTGAACTCGCTGGGCCACGGGCACCCGGCCGTCATCGAGGCCGTCACCACCCAGATGCGGACGCTCGGCCACACGTCCAACCTCTACATCACCGAGCCGCCCCTCGAGCTGGCCGAGAAGCTGCTCGAACTGATCGACGCCCCCGGCCGCGTCTACTTCTGCAACTCGGGGGCGGAGGCCAACGAGGCCGCGTTCAAGCTGGCCCGCCGCACCGGCCGGCCGAAGGTCGTCGGCTGCGAGAACGCCTTCCACGGCCGCACGATGGGGGCGCTCGCGCTCACCGGGCAGGAGCCCAAGCGGGCGCCGTTCCACCCGCTGGTGCCGGGGGTGGAGCACGTCCCCTTCGGCGACGTCGCCGCGCTCGAGGCGGCCGTCGACGCCGATACCGCCGCGGTGTTCCTGGAGCCGATCCTCGGCGAGGCGGGCGCGGTCACCCCGCCGGAGGGCTACCTGCAGGCCGCGCGGCGGATCACCGCAGAGCGCGGAGCGCTGCTCGTGCTCGACGAGGTGCAGACCGGCATCGGGCGCACCGGTTCCTGGTTCGCGTTCCAGCAGGCCGGGGTCGTGCCCGACGTCGTGACGCTGGCCAAGGGCCTCGCGGGCGGGTTGCCGATCGGCGCCTGCATCGCGCTCGGCGCGGCCGGTGAGCTGTTCGGCCCCGGCCAGCACGGCAGCACCTTCGGCGGCAACCCGGTGTGCGCGGCCGCCGCGCTGGCCGTGCTGCGCACGATCGCGCAGGATGGCCTGCTCGAGCACGTGACCCTGGTGGGCAAGGAGATCGCCGCGGGCGTCGAGGCGCTGGGCCACCCGCTCGTCGCCGATGTCAGCGGGGCCGGGCTCTTGATCGGCATCGGCCTGCGCAAGCCGGTCTCCACGGCCGTCGCCACCGCGGCGCGGGCGGGCGGCTTCCTCGTCAACAACGCGGTGCCCGACCGCACCCGCCTGGTCCCGCCGCTGGTACTCACGCGCGAGCAGGCCCGCGAGTTCCTCGCGGCCTTCCCCGGATTCCTGGACGCGGGCAGCGATGACTAG
- the argF gene encoding ornithine carbamoyltransferase: MTRHLLRDDDLTPDEQREVLDLADAMKADRFAQRPLAGPKAVAVLFDKPSTRTRISFEVGIAQLGGTPLIVDARASQLGRGETIADTARVLSRYVDAIVWRTGDQSRIEEMASGSSVPVVNALTDQFHPCQVLADLQTIRERFGRLAGLTLTYLGDGANNMAHSLLVGGATAGLHVRVCAPEGFQPDGGVLRDAKNRASETGGGVELVADPHAAVDGAEVVVTDTWVSMGQEHDGLDRAAPFRPLQVNAALLDRAAPGAIVLHCLPAHRGDEITDEILDGPASAVWDEAENRLHAQKALLSWLLRQA, from the coding sequence ATGACTAGGCACCTCCTGCGCGACGACGACCTCACGCCCGACGAGCAGCGGGAGGTCCTCGACCTCGCCGACGCGATGAAGGCCGACCGGTTCGCCCAGCGCCCGCTCGCCGGGCCGAAGGCCGTCGCCGTGCTGTTCGACAAGCCGTCCACGCGCACCCGGATCTCGTTCGAGGTCGGGATCGCCCAGCTCGGCGGCACCCCCCTGATCGTCGACGCCCGGGCGAGCCAGCTCGGGCGCGGCGAGACGATCGCCGACACCGCCCGCGTGCTGTCCCGCTACGTCGACGCGATCGTGTGGCGCACCGGCGACCAGTCGCGGATCGAGGAGATGGCGAGCGGGTCGAGCGTGCCGGTCGTCAACGCCCTGACCGACCAGTTCCACCCGTGCCAGGTGCTGGCCGACCTGCAGACGATCCGGGAGCGCTTCGGGCGCCTGGCCGGGCTCACGCTCACCTACCTCGGTGACGGCGCCAACAACATGGCCCATTCGCTGCTGGTCGGCGGTGCGACCGCGGGGCTGCACGTCCGGGTCTGCGCCCCCGAGGGCTTCCAGCCCGACGGCGGCGTGCTGCGCGACGCGAAGAACCGGGCGTCGGAGACGGGCGGAGGCGTGGAGCTCGTCGCCGACCCGCACGCCGCGGTCGACGGCGCCGAGGTCGTCGTCACCGACACCTGGGTGTCGATGGGGCAGGAGCACGACGGTCTCGACCGCGCGGCGCCGTTCCGTCCGCTGCAGGTCAACGCGGCGCTGCTGGATCGGGCCGCCCCGGGTGCGATCGTGCTGCACTGCCTGCCCGCTCACCGCGGCGACGAGATCACCGACGAGATCCTCGACGGCCCGGCCAGCGCCGTCTGGGACGAGGCCGAGAACCGGCTGCACGCGCAGAAGGCACTGCTCTCGTGGCTGCTCCGACAGGCATGA
- a CDS encoding iron-siderophore ABC transporter substrate-binding protein — protein MIVRLRALAALLTAAVLLSACGGGGSVPAADGPPAAGGGAFPVTVQHSLGSTVIPAEPQRVVSLGYTDQDTILALGVVPVAIREFTGNRPAATWPWASDRLQGQQPQVLTGEISTEAIAALRPDLIVAVSAGLTQEQYDTYSRIAPTITQPPGADAYQTAWQDATHLIGSALGKTDEADRLVTDLEARFASVRAQYPQFAGRPAAVAAASSNGNGHYFVWTSDDNRGRFLTSLGFTVPARFDELADGDFYADISGEQFGLLDQNELVAWITIPGASNPGIAQQPGAAALRVAQEGRVVELTEEQGVALSFSSVLSLPALLDELPAEFAARLGG, from the coding sequence GTGATCGTGCGCCTGCGAGCCCTCGCGGCTCTTCTCACCGCCGCCGTCCTGCTCAGCGCGTGCGGGGGAGGCGGATCGGTCCCCGCGGCGGACGGCCCTCCGGCCGCCGGTGGGGGAGCGTTCCCGGTCACGGTGCAGCACTCGCTCGGCTCCACGGTGATCCCGGCGGAGCCGCAGCGCGTGGTGTCGCTGGGCTATACCGATCAGGACACGATCCTCGCGCTCGGTGTGGTGCCCGTCGCGATCCGGGAGTTCACCGGCAACCGGCCTGCGGCCACGTGGCCGTGGGCGAGCGATCGGCTGCAGGGCCAGCAACCGCAGGTCCTCACCGGAGAGATCAGCACGGAGGCGATCGCGGCGCTGCGGCCCGACCTGATCGTCGCCGTGTCGGCCGGGCTCACGCAGGAGCAGTACGACACGTACTCGCGGATCGCGCCCACGATCACGCAACCGCCGGGCGCGGATGCGTACCAGACCGCCTGGCAGGACGCGACGCACCTCATCGGCAGCGCGCTGGGCAAGACCGACGAGGCCGACCGGCTGGTCACCGACCTGGAGGCCCGGTTCGCCTCGGTGCGCGCGCAGTACCCGCAGTTCGCCGGGCGGCCGGCCGCCGTGGCCGCGGCCAGCTCGAACGGCAACGGTCACTACTTCGTGTGGACCTCCGACGACAACCGCGGGCGCTTCCTCACCTCGCTCGGCTTCACGGTGCCCGCCCGGTTCGACGAGCTCGCCGACGGCGACTTCTACGCCGACATCAGCGGCGAGCAGTTCGGCCTCCTCGACCAGAACGAGCTGGTGGCGTGGATCACGATCCCCGGCGCGTCGAACCCGGGGATCGCCCAGCAGCCCGGTGCGGCCGCGCTGCGCGTGGCGCAGGAGGGCCGCGTGGTGGAACTCACCGAGGAGCAGGGCGTCGCGCTGTCGTTCAGCAGCGTGCTGAGCCTTCCCGCGCTGCTCGACGAGCTGCCCGCCGAGTTCGCCGCGCGTCTGGGCGGCTGA
- the argB gene encoding acetylglutamate kinase — protein MHTPLEARLERAGEKAGVLAEALPWLQRFHDKIVVVKYGGNAMIDEELKQAFAQDMVFLRLAGIHPVVVHGGGPQITAMLDRLGLPAEFRGGLRVTTPETIDVVRMVLVGQVGRELVGLINKHGPYAVGLSGEDAHLFTAEQRTALVDGEAVDIGLVGDVVHVNPDAVLDIVRAGRIPVVAGVAPDVDGTVYNINADSAAAALAAALGAAKLVVLTDVAGLFANYPDPESVISSLSADELEPMLPGLASGMAPKMEACLRAVRGGVPQAHVIDGRVPHSVLLEVFTSEGVGTMVVPE, from the coding sequence GTGCATACTCCTCTTGAGGCGCGGCTGGAGCGCGCAGGCGAGAAGGCGGGGGTCCTCGCCGAGGCGCTGCCGTGGCTGCAGCGGTTCCACGACAAGATCGTCGTGGTCAAGTACGGCGGCAACGCCATGATCGACGAGGAGCTCAAGCAGGCCTTCGCCCAGGACATGGTGTTCCTGCGCCTCGCAGGCATCCACCCCGTGGTCGTGCACGGCGGCGGCCCGCAGATCACCGCGATGCTCGACCGCCTCGGCCTGCCCGCCGAGTTCCGCGGCGGCCTGCGCGTCACCACCCCGGAGACGATCGACGTCGTGCGGATGGTGCTGGTCGGGCAGGTCGGCCGGGAGCTCGTCGGGCTGATCAACAAGCACGGCCCGTACGCGGTGGGCCTGTCCGGTGAGGACGCGCACCTGTTCACCGCGGAGCAGCGCACCGCGCTCGTCGACGGCGAGGCGGTCGACATCGGGCTGGTCGGCGACGTCGTGCACGTCAACCCGGACGCGGTGCTCGACATCGTGCGGGCCGGGCGGATCCCGGTCGTCGCGGGCGTCGCCCCGGACGTCGACGGGACGGTCTACAACATCAACGCCGACAGCGCGGCCGCCGCGCTGGCCGCGGCGCTGGGGGCGGCCAAGCTCGTCGTGTTGACAGACGTGGCGGGGCTCTTCGCGAACTACCCCGACCCGGAGTCGGTGATCAGCTCGCTCAGCGCCGACGAGCTGGAGCCGATGCTGCCCGGCCTGGCGAGCGGGATGGCGCCGAAGATGGAGGCCTGCCTCCGGGCGGTGCGCGGCGGGGTGCCACAGGCCCACGTGATCGACGGGCGGGTGCCGCACTCGGTGCTGCTCGAAGTGTTCACCAGCGAGGGAGTCGGAACGATGGTGGTCCCGGAATGA
- a CDS encoding arginine repressor: MTTGTRAARQARIVELVRDRAVHSQTELLGLLESEGIATTQATLSRDLDELGAVKVRGAYVIPDDGSPVRGIEGGTARLARLLGEVLVSADASGNLAVLRTPPGAAHYLASALDRAALHEVVGTIAGDDTLLVVAREPLTGAQLVARLREL, translated from the coding sequence ATGACCACGGGGACGCGCGCGGCCCGCCAGGCCCGGATCGTGGAGCTGGTCCGGGACCGCGCCGTGCACAGCCAGACCGAGCTGCTCGGGCTGCTGGAGTCCGAGGGCATCGCCACCACGCAGGCCACGCTGTCACGCGACCTCGACGAGCTGGGCGCGGTCAAGGTCCGCGGCGCCTACGTGATCCCCGACGACGGCAGCCCGGTGCGCGGCATCGAGGGCGGCACCGCCCGGCTGGCGCGCCTGCTGGGGGAGGTGCTCGTGTCCGCGGACGCGAGTGGGAACCTGGCCGTCCTGCGCACCCCACCCGGTGCGGCCCACTATCTGGCGAGCGCGCTCGACCGCGCCGCCCTGCACGAAGTCGTCGGCACGATCGCAGGCGACGACACACTCCTGGTGGTGGCCCGTGAGCCGCTCACCGGGGCCCAACTCGTCGCGCGCCTGCGCGAACTCTGA